TTATATGGAAGAAGTGTAGGAACTCCTTACACATCACGCAGTATGGGAAGTGAGATATGATAGCGGACTGCGAGAAAACGAATAAGGCATATAATGGCGAACGTTAAGATTGCGGAAATCTCCGCTGGCAGTTCTGTCAATATACATAGCCAATAGACAAGACCGCCTAATACACAGGCCATCGCATAGATTTCCTTATGGAAGATGACCGGTTCGTTGTTTAATAGAACATCACGGATTACTCCGCCAGCAGAACCGGTAATACATCCCATGATGATGGCCACCCAGAATGGCTGGTCGAAGGCAAGACTTTTCTGGATTCCTGCAATGGTGAAAAGGGCAAGGCCAAAGGTGTCGAAAACAAACCACGCATTTTTCAGCGGTTCCATCCATCGTCCAAAGAAGGCAACGGTGATTAAAGCCACTGCTGTACATATCATATAAATAGGTGTGGTCATCCAGAATGGTGTCGTTGACAGCATGACATCGCGTATAGTACCGCCACCTATGGCTACTGCTATGCCGCAAACGTAGCCTCCAAACCAATCAAACTGTTTGGCTGCAGCGTGGCGGATGCCTGAAATAGCGAAGGCAAATGTACCAAGCATCTCTATGACACTAATAATAATGTCCTGATTCATGGATAATTATTTTTCTGTTTCCAAATTATTATTCTTGATTGTCCTTATATCTGTCACCCCAGTAATTCACCATGCGTTGGTACAGTTTCTCCTCAGAAGGATTGTGCTGTCCAAACCAAAAACGTTGATTGATGAGGGCATCAGGAAGATATTGTTGCTGAGTGAAATGTCCAGGATAGTCGTGTGGATATTTGTATCCGTCGTGGTAGCCAAGTTCCTTCATCAGTTTGGTTGGCGCATTTCTCAAGGGGAGCGGTACAGGCTGGTTGCCAGTTTCACGAACTACGGAAAGAGCAGTATCAATACCTAAATAGGCTGAGTTGCTTTTGGGAGAAGTAGCAAGGTAAACAGCAGCTTCTGCCAGTGCAATCCGTCCTTCTGGCCATCCTATTTTCATGACGGTGTCGAAAGCGGCGTTGGCTAGTAATAAAGCGTTTGGATTGGCCAATCCTATGTCCTCAGCTGCCGAGATAACAAGTCGGCGGGCTATGAACTGAGGGTCTTCTCCTCCCTCTATCATACGAGCCATCCAGTATAGTGCAGCATCTGGGTCGCTCCCTCGAATACTTTTTATGAAAGCTGAGATGATGTCATAATGCATCTCACCATCCTTGTCATAAGCCAATGGGTTCTGCTGCAAGCGTGCTTCTACCATCTCGTCGGTAATCACAACGTCTCCGCTTTCGGCTTCTACAACTAATTCAAGAATGTTTAGTAGTTTACGTGCATCCCCACCACTATAGCGAAGAAGAGCCGAAGTCTCCTTCAGTTCAATATGACGCTGTTTCAGAATTGTGTCGGTGGTGATAGCTCTATTCAGTAATTGAAGTAAATCTTCTTTCTCCAGCGATTTCAATACATACAATTGGCAGCGGGAGAGTAGGGGGCGAATCACCTCAAATGAAGGGTTCTCAGTAGTTGCACCTATCAGTGTTACCACACCCTTCTCAACTGCGCCGAGAAGAGAGTCTTGCTGAGATTTTGAGAAGCGGTGAATCTCGTCAATGAAAAGGATAGGGGACGCTTCGTTAAAGAAACGTCCTTTTTGAGCTTTTTCTATTACATCGCGCACATCTTTTACACCACTTGTTACTGCCGAAAGAGTAAAGAAGGGGGTTTGAAGACGATTGGCGATAATCTGGGCCAGCGTAGTTTTTCCAACTCCTGGAGGACCCCAAAGAAT
The sequence above is a segment of the Prevotella sp. E9-3 genome. Coding sequences within it:
- a CDS encoding trimeric intracellular cation channel family protein; the protein is MNQDIIISVIEMLGTFAFAISGIRHAAAKQFDWFGGYVCGIAVAIGGGTIRDVMLSTTPFWMTTPIYMICTAVALITVAFFGRWMEPLKNAWFVFDTFGLALFTIAGIQKSLAFDQPFWVAIIMGCITGSAGGVIRDVLLNNEPVIFHKEIYAMACVLGGLVYWLCILTELPAEISAILTFAIICLIRFLAVRYHISLPILRDV
- a CDS encoding replication-associated recombination protein A, with the translated sequence MSQPLAERLRPRTLDEYIGQRHLVGEGAVLRKMIDAGRISSFILWGPPGVGKTTLAQIIANRLQTPFFTLSAVTSGVKDVRDVIEKAQKGRFFNEASPILFIDEIHRFSKSQQDSLLGAVEKGVVTLIGATTENPSFEVIRPLLSRCQLYVLKSLEKEDLLQLLNRAITTDTILKQRHIELKETSALLRYSGGDARKLLNILELVVEAESGDVVITDEMVEARLQQNPLAYDKDGEMHYDIISAFIKSIRGSDPDAALYWMARMIEGGEDPQFIARRLVISAAEDIGLANPNALLLANAAFDTVMKIGWPEGRIALAEAAVYLATSPKSNSAYLGIDTALSVVRETGNQPVPLPLRNAPTKLMKELGYHDGYKYPHDYPGHFTQQQYLPDALINQRFWFGQHNPSEEKLYQRMVNYWGDRYKDNQE